GTGCAATGGGAACCTCCAAAGATtcttttgcaggggggcctggcggTTCTCAGTACACCACTGGCTTGGTGGATTGTCATAGAATTTGTTTGGGAATACAGTACTTAACACAGCAGGCATGTAAGTGTAAAGCGATGTGCCACCCCTTCCCTCACTGGCACAGCTTGTGCCCATTTATTCACATTCTGCTAACACTAATGTTTCCGCCTCTGGTATCTGGGGCAATCAGTTAGGGACAGTTACTTTCAGTGACTCAGACTGTCTGTCCAGAATCACAATAAATTGTGGTTTAAGcctttgtattttacattttagtttacCTTGGCAATACATGTTTTTTCTCTGCATAATAttcatttactgtacattttcttttttattaaatagcatgtatttgttcttttctttttaatacttAGCTTCATTGTTTCTAGGTTATCTTATACCAAAAATATCTATAGTTATTTTAGTTATCATTCTCAGAACTTtactcagttacagtatattgtacattcATTGTCCCCCATGCGTATGTTGCAGTGATCTCAAGCCTGACAACATCTTGGTGGATAACGACGGACACATCAAGATCTGCGACTTCGGCATCGCTGCTGTAGGAATGTTCGCCGGATGGAAGATCAGGGGATTGGCCGGAACACCTGGATACCGTGCGCCAGaggtcagaattttttttataacaaaatgtATACACAGTGGCATTAATAtctctttcccccatatgtaattaaaggtactaagtttgcccaggaccagtaaccaatagcaaccaataagatgtttgctttaatacaggtgaccagtaaattatacctttagattggttgctatgagttactgctcctgggcaaacttagtgccttttacaacATAATCCCTTATGTCTGTTCTTCCATGGACATCTTTGCAACTTTGCTCTGTCCTTTAGGccattttactatatattttaacCCAACAATAGAACATTTTGATAATATaaacaagaaagggaaaaaatgcCCCAATCAGTCAGAATATACAAAGGGGTCCAAACCTTTGCCTTTTATATATTCCCTAGGTTATTGGCCCTCATTAAGCAAAGTGTTACTCTAGATTTAAGACCCAATAAGAAATGCAATTTCACGgtctttaatgtaactgtgttTCTATTACCCTGAAATAATTAGTTCTTTTTTTCTAAAGATGTTGTCATTGGAGGCGTATGACGCTGCAGTGGACTGGTGGTCGCTCGGTGTCATCATGTATGAAATGGCCACTGGCAGGCTGCCATTTGTCCCATCGCTTGATCCTGCTAGGGAGTTTGTTGATATGAAACAGACGAAGGTTGATTATCCAAGTCACATGAGCCAGGAAATGCTGGACCTTCTGCCAAAGGTCAGTAGGAACAATTACACACTGGGAAGTGAATTCATTGACTACTTGCACTGCTTGCTACTTTTGCACATTCAAAATCTGGGgtcaggtacatggggcagtaCTTTCAAGCAGAGTGAATATATTCCATGACCTCCCCTCCTCTACTGCAATGAGTTATATTTGGTTTCACTCCCACTGATGTACACAGTGCTCTCATTTCAATTTAGAgggatagatatagatacattTTGTGGCCGCTAAAATTTCTTGAAGAGCTGGAGTTCAACCACAGCCCTTGCATTGAACAGCCCTCTATGGTTGAATGGTGTCTGATTAAACATCTGTTTTATTCtgataaatgttcttttttttttttaagcttctgGAGATGGACAATAACAACCGTTTAGGACTAAATGGGAACATCAGGGAACATCAATTCTATGCTGGAATCAACTGGAGTGAGGTGGAAAGGAGAACAACTCGGACACCTTTCAAGCCCAAAATTGTAAGTATATGGCTACCCCAAGCAAAGGCATGAGTCTCCCCACATTCACCCTGCAGTGCCACTTTTTAGATCTGAGtttgactcacaagtaaaaatagtgggggatccctggcttaactTTTGCCATACCTCTACAACATCTACATGTAAGCGTATTGCACCACTGACAGCAGGGAAGGCTAAGTTTTTATTTGGGGAGGCCAATAGGCTATTTGCTTTATTGGACTTTTTTGTAGAATTTCATAGGAGGCAGTTGTTTTTTTCAGAGGCTGAGCCTCCATATAcctttttatgtcatttttttctttgcattcaaCTCACCATGAAGTAAGGAACCTTCTTAAACATACAGTGCAGAATTTTAACATcatacatacaaaacatacaCATCATACAGAAATATGTGCCCGTATTGTAGAATGTGTCATGTTCATGCTTACAAATTAAATACTGTAATGCAACTAAGTGTTTGCATTCTTTTTATAGCCACCAGCAgataaattaaaagaaattaaaccGGGATTCTGCACCGAGACCTCCGAGGAAAATAAGCTAGAAGACTTCTCCAATGTGGATTCCAACTGGAATTGGCAGGAGTAAAGCATTTTCTGTGCTCATGGGGACTAACAGCAAACTCCCTGTGCAACAAGTGATCAGGGCAACATACCATCCATGGCAAATTCCATCTGTGGACATCAGATCTGCCATCAGCTGCAAGTGTTTGCCTGTATAGCCAACTACATCAGCACCACACGGGATCCTAGACAGAAAGAAGAGGCAACTTGAAGAAGAAGACATCGTGGGAGGCCAGAAGAGCTGCGAGCTGGATTCTCTAAATGGATTTTGGACAAAGTCCCACAGACCCTTGGATAAGGGTCAACATCTATACTGAACATACAGTGCACTTATGGTAAGGCAGTGCACTGTTAATTAACAGCGTTCagtatttttcaatttatttatatagggtaaGGTAAGTTGGGGTAAGTATTCTAAGGTAAGAATCTTTCTTTTCTATCTCCTCTCCCATTCTGTTACCATAGATAGGATAAGTTATATTGTAGGATTATTTCTTATCTTCTCTCCAATTCTTATTTTCTTCTCTAATTCTTTCTCTAACCTTCCTTTTCACCTTTAATAtaagttaagtaaaaaaaaaaattaaaaaaaaatatagatagcATAAGTTATATAATTAGGATTATTTCTTATCTTCTCTCCAGTTCTTATTTTCTTCTCTGATTCTTTTGTCtaaccttccttttttttttaactcaagttTTTTTATTGAGTATTTGtgcaaagttacattttattgcagATTCAACAAAATATCAGTTGTTACATACATAACAGTAAAACAAAGGAAATAATTGTACAGGTTTTGGAAGGTTTTGATTACTCTTTTGGTAGGTAAACCTAGGTGGTGTGGTATTTTGCTAGAAATAGGTGTGTTGTAATACTTAGTGGGCTGTTATAAATTTGCTGTTGCTTGGTCTTTGTGCCAGGGATCCCAAATTAAGGCTAACTTATCTTTGCGGTCTTGTGTATCAGCTGTCATTTTTTCCATTACTGCTCTGAGATTGACTTGTTGGATTAGGTGTTGTAAATTCGGGGTGGAAGGTTGTTTCCACACTTTTGCAATAAGAGAGAACGCTGTGTTGAAGATAtggaataaaagttttttatttggtGGTAGTATGTCTGGAGGGTATAGTTGCAGTAGTGCGGTTGTACAGGTAGGTTCCATCCCAGTTTATTTTTGATTAGGTTGAAAACTTCTGTCCAGAAGGGTTTTGCTGATGGACACTGCCAGCACATATGCAGGAATGTTCCTTGTTGTCCACATTATCTCCAACATAATGATGAGTATTGTGGATTtattttacttatctttttagGTGTTAAGTACCACCTGTGTGTGATTTTTGTGTGGACTTCTATATGGTTGGTGCAGTTGGTAGTTACTTTATGCGCTGATAATATTTGCTGCCATTGTTCTGTGGTAAACTGAAGTTGCAGCTCGTTTTCCCATCTTTGCATGTATGGGAATTTGTGTCCTTCCGGTAATTGTAGTTGTTGTTTGTAGCATTGTGACAAAGTTGCTTTTCCATTCCATtccttattacattttcttttgcagGTTTTGTAGTCCTTAGAGGTGGTTCTGAGGAAGTGGAGCAGTTGTAAATGGGTGTACCTTTGGTTTTGTGTTAGGTTATATTTTTCCATTAGGTCCTCAAATTTTTGCAGTTCATTTATGGAATATAGGTGGCGTATTGTAGTTATCCCTTTTGTAATCCATTCTTGTAGGTTTATGTTTGGTATCATATACTTTAAGTGGCATTATTGTTGATGGAAATATATTGAAGTTGTGCTTTTTTGCCAGTTTGTCCCATGTTTTTATTGATAGTTTTGTGGTAGGCAGTAGCTTTGGTGTTAACGGTCTGGATCTTTTAGGGAGCCAGAAAAGTTGGATTAAGTTCCCATCTGGGGCTAGACTTGTTTCGTGATCCACCCATTTCTTGTTTCCTAGGGGGGAGTGTAGTCTTATTACTGTTTCAAGGATTGCCGCCAAATAGTATGCCTTAATGTTTGGGATCCCCAAGCCGCCAAGCTGTCTAGAGAATTGTGAACAGGCAAAAGCTATTCTCGGAGGCTTGTTTTGCCATATAAATTTATTAACAATACGTTGTAAAGCCTCTAGGTATTGAGGGGGTAGTGCTATATGGAGGGTTCTAAACAGATATAAAACCTTGGGCAGGATGTTCATTTTGATTGATATAATTCTACCTAACCATGATATAGGTGCCTTTTTCCATTTGGTGCATTCTTTTTCTATCATTTTCAGTAGTGGCTGATAGTTTAATCGGTATATGGTCTCAGGGTCTTTAGGCAGTTTTATACCTAAATAGGTAATATAGGATTCTTTCCATTCAAATTTAAAGTTGCCTCTTAGTTGGTGTAAGCTGTGTCCATAATGTTTTGAAATAGTGTGAGTAAGTGTGGACATAGCTGTTTTGTAAAGATTTTGTAGTAGTTATTAGTGAATCCGTCCGGGCCTGGGGCTTTTCCACTTTTCAGCTTTTTAATGACTAGCTTTATTTCTTCCTCAGTTATTGGTTGTTGTAGCATATCTATCTGTATTTGGGAGGGGTGGGGGAGCTGTAATTTTTTTAGATATTCTTTAATATGGTCTACTGTCGGTTTAGGGGTTTCATTGTTTGAAGCTAGGTTATATAGCGTGGAGTAGTATTTGGCAAATTCATTGGCTATTTGTTTGGGGTCTGTAATTTTCCCTTGAGGTGTGGAGATGTATTGTACTCGTGTCTGTGCTTGTGTTTCCTTTAGTTGGGCTGCAAGTAATTTGTCCGCTTTGTTTCCCTTGGTGTAGAATAGATGCTTAAGCCTTCTAAGTCTGTATGCCGTCTTAGCTGCTATGTTCTCGTTTAACTTAAGTcttgtttaagttatttcttttaatatttgCCTATTATGGTTTTGTTGGAGTTGTTGCTCCAGCGCCCTTAATTTAATTTCTAGTTGTGTTTGGGTTTCTGTTCTGGTTTTTTTCAAGTGTTTTGGCTAGTGTTATTAGTTCGCCTCTAAGAACTGCCTTGTGTGCTAACCAGACTATTTGGGGTTTACTATCTTCCGTTATGTTATGTGTAAAGTATTGTTGGATTGCTTGTTCGATTTGGAGTTTGTGTTCTTCTTTAAGCAATAAGCTTTTGTTTAGTCTCCATGGGAGTTTTGTATTATTGTTAGGTGGGATTTCTATTCCTATTGGGGCATGATCGGACCAGGTTCTCAATCCTATCCAGGTTTTTGTGATTTGTGAGGCAGTTTGAGGGTCTGCAAGGAAAAGATCAATCCTGGTGTGGGTGTGATATCTTGGGGAATAATAAGTATAGTCTCTAGCAGTGGGGTATTGTGCTCTCCAGACATCTATCAGGCCGTGGGTGTGGAGTGTATTTCTGAATATTTGTGATTGTTTAAGTTGTGCCTTGGGTATGGGGGTTCTCGACCCTTTAGAGACATCTATCTTTGGATTAGGGGCTATGTTGAAGTCCCCTGCAACTATACATTTCCCTTGTTTGTGGTATAGTAGTTTTGAAAGCGTGGTAGAAAGAAATTTGTTTTGGTTCTCATTTGGTACATAGAGGTTGAGTAGAGAGTATGTTGTGTTACCTATGTCGCCTATTACCATCAAATATCTGCCCATAGTATCCGCATGCGTCTCTTTGAATTTAAATGGTATTTTAGAGTTTATCAGTATTGAGACtccttttgttttattgttgGAGTTTGCATGATTATTGTGGGGGAAGTATCTGTTGTGAaattttgggggattttttttgctaaaatggGTTTCTTGGCAAAATAATATGTCTATTTTTGCCTTATATGCGTCATTAATTATTTGGTTGCGTTTGTTTGGGGAGTTCAGCCCTCTTGTGTTCAGTGAATATAATGGGTCACAGACTTTTCGTGTTCCGGTTGTGGTGTTCCTTCACTTGTTGGAGGGATATCCCATCTTGTTAGTAGTTTTTTGGCCTCTTGAACTGTAGTTATGATAGTAGGTGTCCCGTTGCGCTGTACTATGAGTTTTACCGGGTAGCCCCATCTGTACGGGATGTTATGGTGTCTCAGTAGTTTAGTGATCTCGAGGAACGCTTTCCTTTTAAGCAGTGTAGCAGGAGAGAGATCTGTGTATATTTCCAGTTTTTGGTATTGTTCTGGCCAGTTCTCTTGCAGAAGCAAGTAATCTTTCTTTGGTTTTGTAGAATACAAATCTGGCTAGGACATCGCGTGGTACATTGTCTGGGGCTGTTTTGGGCTTTGGGACCCTATGAATCTGTCTCTCCTAAAGATCTAGAAAGCCACATTACTGAgcttcttaagggctctggcacacgggggagattagtcgcccgcgattaactccctgttcgcgggcgactaatctccccgagttgcctacccctgccatcccaccggcgaacatgtaagtcgccggcgggatggcagacccggcggggcgatttccggaaatcgccgaaaaagactcgcgagtctttttcggcgatttgcgcgaaatcgcgccgccgcgtctgccatcccgccggcgacttacatgttcgccggtgggatggcaggggtaggcaactcggggagattagtcgcccgcgaacagggagttaatcgcgggcgactaatctcccccgtgtgccagagcccttaagaagcTCAGTAATGTGGCTTTCTAGATCTTTAGGAGAGACAGATTTGGGTATTCCCCTGAAGCGCAGGTTATTTCTGCGGGACCTGTCCTCTAAGTCTGTGACTTTCTCCCTTAAGTTATTTAGTTCAGTTTGTGCTTTTTTGTGAGAGTCTGCAAGATCGTTGTGTGCTTCAGCAAACTCACCCATTTTGTCCTCTAGATGCGCTGTGCGGTCACCGAGGTCTCTGATTTCTTTGCTGAGGTCAGAGGAGAGCTGTTTTATGTCTCCTTGGATTATTTTCTTTACTTCGTTCAGCATATCTCTTATTTGGTTCACCGTAGCCGGTGGGGAGTTTGTAGAGGAGTCCGTCATCGTGGCCCGCGTTTCAGTCTGATCCGTATCCAGCGCTGTCAAGATGGCGTCTGGTGTAGTGTGGTCGGGCTGCGCTGAGGCTGTGTTGAAGAAAGCGGTGACAGCTTTCTGCGTTCTCCGCTGGGGGTTCCGTGGTCTCCTCATGTACTCTGTCTGTTCCCCGGCTTTTATCTTTGGTTTGGGGTAAGTTTGCTGGGCTGTGCTGCTTTTGTGGGCCCCTGGTTGACGGAGCTCTGCTCTCAAGCGTCCATCTTAGATCGTGGGTAAGCTCCACCCCCTCTAACCTTCCTTTTCACCTTTAATAtaagttaagttaaaaaaaaaaaatatagatagcATAAGTTATATAATTAGGATTATTTCTTCTCTCCTCTCCAATTCTTATTTTCTTCTCTCATTTTTTCCCTAACCTTCtttttcacttttaatatgttaagTAATTTGTTGCAAAATGTATGAATGGAAGTGAATGTGTGTGAATGCAAATAGGGATCCCCCTGCACCAATTTAGAAGGTGAACACAGTTGACCTTTTGATTGGCTGCAAGTTGAATTTAGATCACTATTAAAATGTAGAAACATCTATATGAGGCGGTCTGTACCTTGTGCCTCTTTAACCCAGTAGGAGGGAGAAATAATGCAGCAGATGGAGCTGCAGCTGTAGGcccctttttttcaaaaaataaaaacatgcccATCAGAGTAATGAATGTGATTGGTGTAAAGTTTAGGGATACTTAGGGTTTAGGATCAAAGGAATCAGAACAGACGAGGCAGAGCTGTATGTCCCTAAATGCTGCCTAGCCTCCACTCCCTCCTTCCCCTCCCGGCCATGAACTGTATATTAGGCAAGATAAATAGGCCCATCATAATCTTCATTATCCCATATCCAGGCCTTTTACATAGTAAAAGGCTGTGGTTTTTATAGTCAGCACActattgatccagggacttgtccgattgccgttttggagtcaggaaggaatttttgcccCATCTGAAGCAAATTGGAGATGGCTAccaatggggttttttgccttcctctggattataTAGATGTTAGGTCAATTTAAACTAATGGACACACTCACCCATAATTACTATGTAACAGTGTCCCTAAATTGTCCCCATCCACGTGTGTCATTTTAACGCCTTACTAGGTAAGGAACTAGGGAGGGGGGGAATTATATAGTTAGTAAGTGGGGAGTGGAATCCCAGTCCCAACTACAATGACCATgggatttgccacagaaaaagagTAGATAGAGAAGATAGTGAATGAATCAGTGAGAGAATGTGGATGTAAAGAGTGTGTGTATTATTGTAGGTATCCTCCCAGTCTGAACTGAGGAGGAAGGGTTCCATGGTGGCTTATATTAGCCAGAGCCTAGGGATAGGGAACTATTGCAGCAAATGATAGGGTGAGCCATTTGCTGCAATAGGTGTGTGAATGGACAGTAAcatggttgaagccttgacgtggcgttactgctcacatgtatacCATGTGCCAATTCAACCGACTAGGAGAGTGTTATTATAGGAACAGCTGGAATAGAAAAAGATTCCCAAACTTTACGTGATTGAAAATATAAAAGAACAGATTTATATGCTTGTACACTAGAGCCATTATCTAAAAAAGCCCATAGTTCCagaagaacagttcagtgtaaaaataaacctAGATAGAAATATAGGCTGTATAGGTGGcagcctgcacctcccagtccaaccctgtgagtGGGTGTTTTAACGTTCCGAAGGACCAATTCCACATGCACAAGCCAGAAAAAGAATGATTTACCCTTTAGTTGTAATAGAATGTAGTCTGTCTGGGCCAGTGGCTCAAATTAATTTATAATATCCCCCAATGTGAATCCTATCTGCTTTAGATAAGTACTACACAACATTTTACTAGCTCTATCCTCTTTCCTGCcagctgaaaaaaacaaaagttagcTCATAATATACCAGGTGTGCCATGAGTGTGAATACCTTAATATCCACCCCTCTGAGAAGTTTGTGTCAGTGTAATATAGGAAGCAGAAATTGCACAGTGTGTAAGATCTAGAGGGTGCAAAAGAGTCACattttaactagaaagggaagtttgagaacaaacttcatgttgggttgaaaaacatgaagtcactgaatgggctccgcccactttctctaaccttttagcacagttatatagtaaaaaccactgtgcagagtttggggaccctggttttaatagtgtctgaatggcagcaacttaaatttccccactgaaagtcaacgagtgatatctgattggcggttggtggctccaccccctttttctaacctggaactgcagttacccagtgactaactctgttaagtttagggaccctaggattaatagttaaagaacggcagcagtttaaaccaataaaagtcaataggtgaattgtgattggtggttggtgggtgtgcccactttttctaaccttgagttgaagtcacccagtgataaacagtgggcaccctggcataaatactgtgagaatggcagcattttaaaccaataaaattcaatggatgaaatctgattggctgttagtggcccaacccacttttcctatttttgaactgcagtcccccagtgaccaactttgcaaattttgtggactcaggcataaaaattgtgagactgacagcattttacacttcaccattgaaagtaaataggtgaaatgtgattggctgttggtggctccgcccacattttttaaaaactttgaacggcaaatacccagtgactaactctggaaactttaacaaccctggaattaataggtggaaatggatttgctgttggtggctcctcccacttgttctaaccctgaatatgtagtcatccagtgactgactgtgcaaggtttgggaaccctgacataaatagtgtgagaaaagcagcattttaaatttaaaccccccaaaaaatcaataggtgaagtctgattggctggtgttaatactgcgagaatggcagcaggttaaatttccccattgaaaatcaatagttaaaatctgattggctgttggtggctccacccactttttctaactctgaaccgcagttaccaggtgactagctctgcaaagtttggagaccttagtattaatatttaaagaatggcagcagtttaaatttaaacatatgaagtctataggtgaaatctgattggttgttggtggccccgcccactttttcaaaactaaaactgcagtcccctagtaaccaactgtgaaaagtttggggaccctggtgttaataccatgagaatggcagcagattgaatttccccatttagagtcaataggcaaaatctgattggctgttggtggctccgcccacttttaaaaactaaagctgcagacccctagtgaccaactgggaaaagtttggggaatactgtcagaatggcagcagattgaatttccccattgaaagtcaataggtaaactctgattggctgttggtggctccgcccactttttcttaccttgaaccacagttacctggtgcctaacactgcaaagtttgggtccccggtgttattactgtgagactggcagcaggttggatttccatcaagtcaataggtaaaatctgattggctgttcacagctctgcccacttttgggcatccaacaatcatcatattttcattcaggctgagcccatgactatgtgattcaagtttggggtgtgtagcctcaaagctataagattggcagcagtttcaattttcccatgaaagtcaatgggtgaaatttgattggctgttgttggcccctcccatatTGGGGtcttccaacaaatgttgctgttttatttggggtgaccccattattatgttattcaagtttggggggtgtagctccaaagctgtaagcgtggcagcagtttgaaaatcttccctgtcaaagtcaaaggaaaaattggggggttcggagcggcaccacaaaaagatggggggcgggatcgcttagaaaagcataTGGGTATAAATAGACATAATCAGAGTGTGCACGGCCTGTTTGGTTCTGTTGAGGAACCCAAATGTTGAGTCCCACTGCTCTTGCTGTGCCGCACAACATGTGGCCTGGTATACAGCACAGAAATGACACAGAAATACACATAAAGGTAAAGTCAATGGCACTGGTAGTCTGGAACTTATGAGCCAATAGTGCCCATTTTATGAACTATTCTACACAGTTTAGGCCTGGGGAACCTTGGGCCTCCTGAAGAACATGATCTGAAGGGCCCTTGCTGCCCCCCCACTTCCCAATatcacccccccccacacacacacacacatcggGCAAACTATTTGAATGAGGCTGATCATCTTTGTGTGTCAAGTGTATCTCTTTGTCAGCTGGTTATCAACACACACATTTGCCTATAAATAGTTGATCAAATATACAGATTTATTATATAGGATACATCTTGTAATTCTCAAGGTCAAGTtcactttaaaatgtattattagcaAGTATTTaaaaagagccaacatattccacagcactggaCAATAATTGGGTGCATATATCATCAATgaacaaccaatacaagaggtaaagagggccctgccccaaagaactTAGTTATGCTTTATTATCTATGAATGTTATAGAAAGTAATCTGTCAGTTTCTTAAAATGATTTGCCTCTATCTGCCCTGAGATTTAAACATTCCTCTGATTTCTGCTGTCAGTGATTATAAGCCTAGATTGTTGCTAATGGGCCATGCTACTGCTGCTGGTTGCATGTCTCACTGCTGGTAGTCACATGCTGCTCCAGGGGTGTCTGTTGGTCGTAACCCGACACCTTAACTGTTGCTTACATGCTCAGCCCAACTGCCATTTGGATTGTGAAGAGGAGATAGAGAGTGCCAGAGAGTTCAACGGCTGTTGCGAAAAAAGAAGACAATTTGGACAAATTTGGATAAAATaaaaggagaagaaggaaggtgaagatggagaagagaagaaagaagaggaaaaaaaggaGCCAGACTCCAGAAGAACCTCTACAGGATAAAGGTTGCGTGGAGAAGAAGGCTAAGAGTCAAGACGGATTTGTCTTTCCAACTGACAAACCCAACCTAAAAGAGAAGACCAGTCCTGATGGAAATGTGAAGATGAGTCCGTGTGGGGAGAAGCCCCCTGAAGATGGGACCATTAAAAGGAAAAGGACTGAAGAACCAACAGAGAAGATAAAGGATAgccaagaagaagaaagaaaaagcctCTCAGATGAGACCAGCAAACCTGAGAGCAAGAAGAGGAAGAaggatgaagaagaaaaaaataaaaagaaatccagctcagaagaatttctTCAAAGCAGCAGTTATGGAAGGAGTAAGGAGCAGGAAGACAACAAGGAGAAGAAAAGGAGCCGAGAAGATCTGTTAGAAGGCAAGGGTATAATGCTAGaaatatattgctttattttCTCTATACATTTAACTGACAGAAATGGTCAGATGCTTGTTCTGTTGGAGGGGAGACAACAAATCCATCCCTTTGCTTTGTGAAATTCTTCTATAGAtttataaggcactaagtttgcccaagagcagtaacccatagcaatcaatcagcatgtagaatttactggtcatctgtttaaaaacaaacatcttgttggttgctataggttagtgCCCCTgtgcaaacttaatgccttttttttttttacagagaatatTTTGTATAACCCTAAAGACCTTGTAGGAAGGTAACAGTTCTGTGTTGTCAGTCACTCACTCAATATTCTGCTTGGATAAAGAGTCTTACTCTGAATGTGGGTGCTTGCCTTAGCTAAGATTAATGGTCATTGGGGTacataaatggaaatatttatggAAATGTGTTATGTATTTTGATATGAGCTTTTGACTGAATGTGTTTGATCCCAAAAGATGAAAATGCAAAGAAGAAATCCCGTGTGGAAGTGAGAAGGCCACCCCCCCTGGACATACAAAGTTACACGTT
The genomic region above belongs to Xenopus tropicalis strain Nigerian chromosome 9, UCB_Xtro_10.0, whole genome shotgun sequence and contains:
- the LOC101734907 gene encoding protein kinase C theta type yields the protein MCLIPKDENAKKKSRVEVRRPPPLDIQSYTFHRKLGEGTGGKVMLASFAPKKQLVAIKIVQKKPNRCNYPWIMMEAQLLKFARECPFLCHSHATFQSKAQAFFVLEYAGGGTLYRMISRQKTLPTKSIQFYSAEMVVALQFLHYNGIIHRDLKPDNILVDNDGHIKICDFGIAAVGMFAGWKIRGLAGTPGYRAPEMLSLEAYDAAVDWWSLGVIMYEMATGRLPFVPSLDPAREFVDMKQTKVDYPSHMSQEMLDLLPKLLEMDNNNRLGLNGNIREHQFYAGINWSEVERRTTRTPFKPKIPPADKLKEIKPGFCTETSEENKLEDFSNVDSNWNWQE